The Couchioplanes caeruleus sequence AGGCCATGTTCATCGTCGGCAGCAGCGCGCCGTTGAGATAGACGTACGCCGCGCCGGTCTCCTTCTCGACGATGATGGCGTCCTTCTGCCGCCACGCCTTACTGCCGCCGGGAACGAGCCAGCCGTAGATGCCGAAGCCGGCGACGATCAGCAGGGCGATGAGGATGCCGGCGAGCAGGCCGGTCACCGCGCGGGTGAACGGATTCTCCACCGTGTCCGGATCGCCGAGCACGAGCGCGTTGCTCATCCGGCCCATGAGGAACTGGTGGGCGTGCACGTGGTCGCGCTGGGTCTGCATGCGTCAGCCCACCAATCCGCGCGCCCACGCGTACGTGTGGAGCAACTGCAGGGCGATCGGGAGCACCGCCAGGCCGGTAGCCACGTCGAGAATGGTTGCGGTGAACTCCCACACCGGCAGCAGCCGCCGGGGCCAGGGACGTAGCGCCGCCATCACGAAGGCCGCCACCAGCAGGGCCAGCCCGCAGAGGATGACGATGAGCCGGCCGGGTGTGGCGGTGCGCGACCAGTGAACGATCACCAGGATCATGCCGGTCGCACCGGCGGCGGTGAGCGACACGCGCTGCCAGACGCCCAGGAACGCCCGGGCCCGCAGCAGCAGGGCGCTCGCCAGCACCAGGACGAACAGCCACCCGGCCCAGCCCGGCTCCGCCATCGCCAGCCAGAAGAGGACCGACAGGACCACCGCGGCCGTCACCGTGGCGACGCTGAGGTAGCGGTCCGCGTCGTTGGCCCGGCGGTGCACGTCATCGGCCTCATGCGGCTCGGTGTCGAACTGCAGTTCCTCCCCGGTCTTGGGCAGTTGCGGCCCGCGCAGGTGCGCCGAGCGCAGCACGATCTTCGGCGCGAACACGACGACGCCGAACAGCACGGACGCGGACAGGCCCGCGGCGCCCGGCCAGGAGAGGCCGAACGTCCGGTGCAGCCAGGTGATCACGACGGTCTCCGCCGCAACGACGAGCAGGCCCAGCAGCACCGGGTACGGCAGCGCCCGCGCCCACAGCCGCTGCACCACGACCAGCGGCGCCGCCACGGCCAGCCCGGCCACCGCGGCCATCGCCAGGCCCGGCTCGCGCAGCGACGGTGCGCCGGCCACCCCGTCGGCGAGGGTGAGGGCGACCACGGCGGCACACCCGTACGCGGACGTGGCGAAGACGAACGGGAGCCCGGCATCGCCGGCCTGCCGCCCGGCCACCACGGCGGCCGCGGCGAGCAGGCCCGCGAGGCCGAAGCCGACGCCGGCCAGCGCCGCGCCGGCGTAGCCCGCGACGACGGTGGCCGTCAGCAGGGCCAGCGCGAGCTGCGACAGCGCGAGGAACAGATATCTGCGGTAGTGCGGCTGCCAGCGGTCCGGCCGCTTGTTGACGGTGGTGGCGATACCATCGGCGAGATCGTCGAAGTCGAGCTCCGGCAGGGGCTCGGCGGCCGGCCGGAGGTGGAACTCCTCACCCTCCAGCCAGTCGAGGGACTCCGGGGTGCCGGTCGGATCGAACGGCCTGCCGCCGAGGCGCTGCAACACCCAGGTGCCGTCGGGGCGGTGCCCGTCGGAGGCGTTGAGCTCGACCGTGTGCCAGAGCAGCACCGGCAGCAGGGCGGCAACCGTCGTCGACGAGGGCACCACGAGGTCGACGCGCTTGTCCGGGCCGTTCACGGTGATGCGGCACAGGTCGTCACTGATCGCGCTGGTCATGCCGCACCTCCACTGTCACCGGCGGCGACGGCGCCGGTCTGCACCAGGCGTACGCCGCGGCGGGTCACGAGCTGGGCCCGGCCGGACGGCAGGCGGCGCGGTGGCGCGTCGCCCAGGAACCGGCCCTCTTCCTTCGGGTACGAGAAGAGCAGCCCGGGATTGCCCAGCTCCCAGATGCGGCGGATGACGGGGTCCATCAACGCCCGCATCGCTCCCGAGGTGCTGCGGGCGATGATGACGTGCAGCCCGATGTGCGCGCCCTGCGACAGCAGCGGCAGCAGCGGCTCCAGCGCCGACTGACCGTGCCCGCGGGCGAGCAGCTCGTAGTCGTCGACGACGACGAACAGTTCCGGCCCGGTCCACCAGTCGCGGCGGCGCAGGCGCTCGGAGGTGATGTCCGGCCCGGGCACCCGGCCGCGCAGCGACACCTGCCCCTGCGCCGCCAGGTCGTAGAGCGAGTCCGAGGTGATGCCGTAGCCGGCCCGGTACGCCGGATCGAGCGCGTTGTCGAGATCGCGGCGCGAGTCGCCGATGACGACCTTCGCCTCCTCGGGGCGGTATCGCTGGGAGACCGCTCGCAGCACCAACCGCAAGAGGTTCGTCTTGCCCGTCTCGTTGTCGCCCATGACGATCAGGTGCGGCGTCACCCGGAAGTCGTGCCACACGTCGGCGAGCCGCTGCTCGTCGCGGCCGAGGCAGACGCGGAACGGTTTCTCGGGAGCCGGAAGCTGCTCGACGGGAAGCCGGGCCGGCAGCATCCGTACGGGCGGAGCCGCCTCGCCGGGCCAGAAGGTCCTGATCTCCTCGGCCAGCGACTTGGTGACATCGCTGAGGTCGTCGGTGCTGTCCACGCCGTCGAGGCGTGGCAGAGCGCCGAGGAAGTGCAGTGCCTCGGACGTCATGCCGCGGCCCGGGTGGTTCGGCACGGTCGCCGCCTTGCGGGAGCCGACCTCGGATTCCATGGAGTCGCCCAGCCGCAGCTCGAGCTTGGTGCCGAGCATGTCACGCAGGGACGTACGGACCTCCGACCAGCGGCTGGCGGTGATGACGAGATGGATGCCGAACGACAGGCCCCGGGCGGCGATCTCGGAGAGGCCGGATTCCAGGTCGGAGAAGTCCTGCTTCAGCGTGAACCACCCGTCCACCATCAGGAAGACGTGGCCGTGCGGGTCCTGCAGTTCGCCGCGGGCGCGGGCGGCGAAGTAGGATCCGATGGAGTCGATGGCGTGCTTACTGAACATCGCCTCGCGGTACTCCATGACCTGCCGTACCTCTTCGATGGTGCGCACGACCCGGTCGTGTTCCATCCGGTTGGCGATGGATCCGACGTGCGGCAGCCCGGCGACGGACATGATGCCGCCGCCGCCGAAGTCGAGGCCATAGAACTGGACCTCACGCGGGGTGTGGGTCAGGGCCAGGGAGAGCACGAGGGTACGCAGCAGCGTGGACTTGCCGCTCTGCGGCGCACCGGCGATGCCGACGTGCCCGTCCGCTCCCGCGAGGTTGACGATGAGCAGTTCGCGGCTCTGCTCGTAGGGCCGGTCGACCACCCCGACGGGCACCTTGAGCCCGCCGCGCAGGCGCGGGTTCTCCACGGTGACGCCGAGGTCGGGGTCGGGCACGACGCTGGGCAGCAGCGTGTCGAGGGTGAGCGCCTCGCCCAGGGGCGGCAGCCAGACCTGGCGCGCCGGCGGGCCCGCGCCCACGAGCCGGTCGATGAGGACATCCATCAAGTTGGGCGGGGTGGCGTCGTCCTCGGCCTCCTCGGCGGGCTCCGCCTCCCCGACCTGCGGGTCGCGTTCCGTCGCCGGTTCGGCGTCGGGGCGGGCGACGGCGCGCGTCGTGAACGGGACGATCTCGGCCAGCGCGCGCCGCTGTTCCTCGGCGCTGCCCGCGAGGGCGGGGCGCACGTACGGACCCGAGACGTAGGCGCCCTTGAACCGGACCAGGTTCGTCATGTCGATCTTGAGATAGCCGTTGCCGGGTTCGGATGGCAGCTCGTACGCGGAACCGACGCCGATCACCGCGCGGGACTCCATCGACGAGAAGGTGCGCAGCCCGATCCGGTACGACAGGTGGCCCTCGACCCGGCTGATCCGGCCCTCGTCGAGGCGCTGCGAGGCGAGCAGCAGGTGCACGCCGAGGCTGCGGCCCAGGCGGCCGATCGAGACGAAGAGGTCCATGAACTCCGCCTTGCTGGCCAGCAGCTCGCTGAACTCGTCCACGATCACCAGCAGGACGGGGAACGGCACGAGCTGCGCGCCGGCGAGGCGGGCCTTCTCGTACTCGAACAGCGACGCGTAGCCGCTGGCGCGCAGCAACTCCTGGCGGCGGTTCATCTCGCCGTTCAGCGCGTCCTGCATGCGGTCGACCAGCGGTAGCTCGTCGGCGAGATTGGTGATGACCGCCGAGGTGTGCGGCAGCCGGTCCATGCCGAGGAACGTCGCGCCGCCCTTGAAGTCGACCAGCACCAGGTTGAGGATCTCGGAGGAGTGCGTGGCGGCCAGGGCGCAGACGAGCGTCCGCAGGAGCTCGCTCTTGCCCGAGCCGGTGGCGCCGATGATGAGCCCGTGCGGTCCCATGCCGCCCTGGGCGGACTCCTTCAGGTCGAGCTCGATGACCTCGCCGTCCTCGGTGACCCCGATGGGCACCTGCATGCGCGCGCGCTGGGTCTGCCGCGGGCGCCACAGGGCTCTCACGTCGAAACCGCGCGCGTCCCGTATGCCCAGCAGCGTGGTGAGCTCGAAGTCGGAGGTCAGCGGCTCGTCCACCACCTCGAGGGTGCCGCTGGTGCGCTTCGGCGCAAGGATCCGCGCGAGCGCTTCCGCCTGCGCGATCGCCAAACCGTCGCAGGCGGCCCGGCCGGTGGTGTCGCCTGCGGGGAAC is a genomic window containing:
- the eccD gene encoding type VII secretion integral membrane protein EccD; the encoded protein is MTSAISDDLCRITVNGPDKRVDLVVPSSTTVAALLPVLLWHTVELNASDGHRPDGTWVLQRLGGRPFDPTGTPESLDWLEGEEFHLRPAAEPLPELDFDDLADGIATTVNKRPDRWQPHYRRYLFLALSQLALALLTATVVAGYAGAALAGVGFGLAGLLAAAAVVAGRQAGDAGLPFVFATSAYGCAAVVALTLADGVAGAPSLREPGLAMAAVAGLAVAAPLVVVQRLWARALPYPVLLGLLVVAAETVVITWLHRTFGLSWPGAAGLSASVLFGVVVFAPKIVLRSAHLRGPQLPKTGEELQFDTEPHEADDVHRRANDADRYLSVATVTAAVVLSVLFWLAMAEPGWAGWLFVLVLASALLLRARAFLGVWQRVSLTAAGATGMILVIVHWSRTATPGRLIVILCGLALLVAAFVMAALRPWPRRLLPVWEFTATILDVATGLAVLPIALQLLHTYAWARGLVG
- the eccCa gene encoding type VII secretion protein EccCa produces the protein MSTVTVKRPPRAEGPVLPEGQVEMQEPPVMAEPAPLDFRSFLMILPMGIGMGSMMMMFGMLNRAPAMYVMGGAMGVGMIMMGVVQIGRNAAERKRKMRSERRDFLRYITQLREKAREAADQQRRAVTWNNPDPGRLWSIAMSDRVWERRAAHDDFGRIRIGVGRQRAVVTYLPPHTKPIEDLEPLSSISLRRFTEAFSSVAGVPTSLGLRSFASVEFAGDLAPALGLLRAVVGQLATFHAPDELRIAVLAAGAARDEWDWVKWLPHNAHPVRQDACGMVRLFSDDHDELMDLLGAEVTDRGEHDRGARPTVLEPFVVIVANRAEIPDGSPLFGAGLRNVVLLDATGQLPGGPKTLRLTVSDTEVEFPAGDTTGRAACDGLAIAQAEALARILAPKRTSGTLEVVDEPLTSDFELTTLLGIRDARGFDVRALWRPRQTQRARMQVPIGVTEDGEVIELDLKESAQGGMGPHGLIIGATGSGKSELLRTLVCALAATHSSEILNLVLVDFKGGATFLGMDRLPHTSAVITNLADELPLVDRMQDALNGEMNRRQELLRASGYASLFEYEKARLAGAQLVPFPVLLVIVDEFSELLASKAEFMDLFVSIGRLGRSLGVHLLLASQRLDEGRISRVEGHLSYRIGLRTFSSMESRAVIGVGSAYELPSEPGNGYLKIDMTNLVRFKGAYVSGPYVRPALAGSAEEQRRALAEIVPFTTRAVARPDAEPATERDPQVGEAEPAEEAEDDATPPNLMDVLIDRLVGAGPPARQVWLPPLGEALTLDTLLPSVVPDPDLGVTVENPRLRGGLKVPVGVVDRPYEQSRELLIVNLAGADGHVGIAGAPQSGKSTLLRTLVLSLALTHTPREVQFYGLDFGGGGIMSVAGLPHVGSIANRMEHDRVVRTIEEVRQVMEYREAMFSKHAIDSIGSYFAARARGELQDPHGHVFLMVDGWFTLKQDFSDLESGLSEIAARGLSFGIHLVITASRWSEVRTSLRDMLGTKLELRLGDSMESEVGSRKAATVPNHPGRGMTSEALHFLGALPRLDGVDSTDDLSDVTKSLAEEIRTFWPGEAAPPVRMLPARLPVEQLPAPEKPFRVCLGRDEQRLADVWHDFRVTPHLIVMGDNETGKTNLLRLVLRAVSQRYRPEEAKVVIGDSRRDLDNALDPAYRAGYGITSDSLYDLAAQGQVSLRGRVPGPDITSERLRRRDWWTGPELFVVVDDYELLARGHGQSALEPLLPLLSQGAHIGLHVIIARSTSGAMRALMDPVIRRIWELGNPGLLFSYPKEEGRFLGDAPPRRLPSGRAQLVTRRGVRLVQTGAVAAGDSGGAA